The genome window GGGTAGGCCGGCGCGAGCCAGGTCATCTCCCAGCCCTTCACCGCGGCGATGTGCACCTGGTGGAAGAACACCACCGTGCCGATGAAGCCCGGTGTCAGCATTCCCGGCAGCAGCAGCCAGAACAGGCGGTGGCGCAGCACCTCCGGCCGGGTCCAGTGCCGGCCTTCGAGGCCGGGCACCTCCTCCGTCCCGGCGCTGCTGCCCTGCGGGCTGCGCTTCTGCGACAGCAGCCAGCCCAGCAGCGGCGCGAAGCCGAGGAGCAGCACCAGCGCCACCCCGCCCCAGACCATGCGCCAGCTCAGCACGGCGAGCAGGGCGATGACCAGCGGCGGCAGCAGCATCTCGGCCAGCGCGTAGCCGAGGCTCGCGATGGAGATCGCCCGGCCCCGGTGCGCGCGGAACCAGCGCGCCATGGTGGTGACGGCGATATGCGTCATCATCCCCTGGCCGCAGAAGCGCAGCCCGAAGATCAGCACCGCCAGCAGCCAGACGGAATTGCCGAGCGCCATGCCCGCCGCCACGGCGGCGAAGAGCGCGAGGATGCCCGGGGCGAGCCGCCCCGGCGCGATGTCATCTGCCATCCGGCCCTGCCGGAACAGCAGCGCGGCCGAGGCCAGGGTGGCTGCGGCATAGAGGCCGCCCCATTGCCCGTCGGTCAGCCCGTAGGCGGCCTTTATCTCGCCCGCGAAGAGCGCGATGAACCAGGTCTGGCCGAAGGCCGAAGCGAAGGTGAGAAGGAGCCCGGCGCCGAGCCAGCGCAGGTTGCCCCGAAGAAACGTGATCATGTTCCAAGCTCTAGGGCAGTGCCCGCGCGCGTGCCAGCCCCATTCGCGGCCCCGACCGGGGCCGCACCCGACATCCAAGGAGGAGACACCTGATGGAGAAGTTCACCACCCTCACCGGGGTTGCGGCACCGATGCCGCAGATCAACATCGACACCGACATGATCATCCCCAAGCAGTTCCTGAAGACGATCAAGCGCTCGGGGCTGGGCAAGAACCTGTTCGACGAGATGCGCTACCTCGACGACGGCTCGGAGAACCCGGAGTTCGTGCTGAACAAGCCCGCCTACCGCGAGGCGAAGATCCTCGTGACCGGCGAGAACTTCGGCTGCGGCTCCTCGCGCGAGCATGCGCCCTGGGCGCTGCTGGACTTCGGCATCCGCTGCGTGCTGGCGCCCAGCTTCGCCGACATCTTCTTCAACAACTGCTTCAAGAACGGCATCCTGCCGATCGTGCTGCCGCAGGAGCAGATCGATCTGCTGATGGACGATGCGGGCCGCGGCGCCAATGCCATCGTCTCCATCGACCTGGAGAACCAGACCATCACCGGCCCGGACGGCGGCAAGATCTCCTTCGAGGTGGACCAGTTCCGCAAGCACTGCCTGCTGAACGGGCTCGACGACATCGGGCTGACCATGGAGAAGGGCGCGGCCATCGACGATTTCGAGGCCCGGACCCACGCCGCGCGGCCCTGGCTCTGAGCCCGGGCGCCGCCCTCCTGCCGCCATGCCCGGTGTTCTCGCGCGCATAGCCTGCCTGCTGGCGGGCCTTGTCTGCCTCCCGGCCCTGGCCGGGGCGCAGACGCCCCCGGCGCCCGCGCCGGGCAGCCTGCGCGTGGCGGTCTACAACGTGGCGCTGTCGCGGCGCGGCGCCGGCGTGCTGTGGCGCGACCTCGACCGGGTGCGGGACGGGCGCGGCGACGCGCAGATCGAGGCGCTGCTGCAGGTCATCCCCCGGCTCGGCGCCGATGTCCTGGTGCTGACCGAGTTCGACCATGACCCGGAGGGGCAGGCGCTCGGCGCCTTCACGGCCCTGCTGCAGGCGCCGCCCGGCGCGGATGCGCCCGCCATCGCCTATCCGCACCGGTTCGCCGGGCCGGTGAACAGCGGCCAGCCCTCCGGCATCGACCTTGACGGCGACGGCAGAACCGACGGCCGGGCGGACGCCTGGGGGTTCGGCGCCTTCCCGGGGCAGAAGGGCATGGCGGTGCTGAGCCGCTTCCCGCTCGGCCCGGTCACCGGGTTCCGCGGCCTGCGCTGGCGCGCGCTGCCCGGCCATCACCTGCCGCTGCGCGAGGACGGCACGCCGTTCCCCTCCGAGGCGGCGCAGGCGGCGATGCGGCTCTCCTCGCGCGCGCACTGGGTGGTGCCGGTGCAACTGCCGGGCGGCGTGGCCGAGCTGCTCGTCAGCCATGCCTCCGCGCCGGTCTTCGACGATGCGCATGACCTCAACGGCCGGCGCAACGCCGACGAGATCCGCTTCTGGCAGCTCTGGCTCGACGGCACCGGTTTTCGCGCCGACAGCGGCGAGACCGTGGTCCGCGGGCCCGCGCCGGTGCTGCTGGCCGGCACGCTCAACGCCGACCCGTTCGACGGCGCCGGCGCGCAGGAGGCGATTGCCGCCCTGCTCGCCCACCCCGCCCTGCAGGACCCCGGGCCCGAGGGCCCGGGCGGCGTGGCGGCGGCGGGGCAGGGGGCGAACGCGGCCCATCGCGGCCCGCCCGCCCGCGACACCGCCGATTTCCGCGACACGCCGGCCCCGGGCAACCTGCGGGTAGACTACCTGCTGCCCGACGCGCGCTTCACCGTCACCGCCAGCGGCGTGTGGTGGCCGGCGGAGGGCGAGGAGGCAGCCCTGCTCGCCGCCGCCTCCGACCACCGCCCGGTCTGGGTGGACCTGAAGCCGCCCGCGCCCTGACGCGCCCCCGACACCGGCCGCGCCCCCGGGCTTGACCGGGCCGGCCCCCGCCTCTACCCCAGTTCGAAAACCTGAAAACTCCGAGGAAGACACGAAATGCCAACCCCCTCCCTGCTCATCCTGCCCGGCGACGGCATCGGCCCCGAAGTGATGGCGGAGGTGCGCCGGATCATCGACTGGTACGGCGCGAAGCGCGGCCTCGTCTTCGACGTGACCGAGGACCTGGTGGGTGGCTGCGCCTATGACGCGCACGGCACCCCGCTCACCGACGCCACCATGGCGAAGGCGCAGGAGGTGGACGCGGTGCTGCTCGGCGCCGTGGGCGGCCCGAAATACGACGATCTGGACTTCTCGGTGAAGCCCGAGCGCGGCCTGCTGCGCCTGCGCAAGGAGATGGACCTCTACGCAAACCTGCGCCCGGCCCAGTGCTTCGACGCGCTGGCCGATTTCTCCTCGCTCA of Paroceanicella profunda contains these proteins:
- a CDS encoding endonuclease/exonuclease/phosphatase family protein gives rise to the protein MAVYNVALSRRGAGVLWRDLDRVRDGRGDAQIEALLQVIPRLGADVLVLTEFDHDPEGQALGAFTALLQAPPGADAPAIAYPHRFAGPVNSGQPSGIDLDGDGRTDGRADAWGFGAFPGQKGMAVLSRFPLGPVTGFRGLRWRALPGHHLPLREDGTPFPSEAAQAAMRLSSRAHWVVPVQLPGGVAELLVSHASAPVFDDAHDLNGRRNADEIRFWQLWLDGTGFRADSGETVVRGPAPVLLAGTLNADPFDGAGAQEAIAALLAHPALQDPGPEGPGGVAAAGQGANAAHRGPPARDTADFRDTPAPGNLRVDYLLPDARFTVTASGVWWPAEGEEAALLAAASDHRPVWVDLKPPAP
- a CDS encoding MFS transporter, coding for MITFLRGNLRWLGAGLLLTFASAFGQTWFIALFAGEIKAAYGLTDGQWGGLYAAATLASAALLFRQGRMADDIAPGRLAPGILALFAAVAAGMALGNSVWLLAVLIFGLRFCGQGMMTHIAVTTMARWFRAHRGRAISIASLGYALAEMLLPPLVIALLAVLSWRMVWGGVALVLLLGFAPLLGWLLSQKRSPQGSSAGTEEVPGLEGRHWTRPEVLRHRLFWLLLPGMLTPGFIGTVVFFHQVHIAAVKGWEMTWLAPAYPLYAGVTLVAGLLGGAVIDRVGAARLLPVFLLPMGLGAITLGLDEGLWTWFVTLALLAVTQGTQNALWGAYLPVLYGTRHLGAVRAVASTAMVFSTAIGPGITGVLIDAGVDFPGQSVVLGLWCFAISAVFLRLALRGRAG
- the leuD gene encoding 3-isopropylmalate dehydratase small subunit, which gives rise to MEKFTTLTGVAAPMPQINIDTDMIIPKQFLKTIKRSGLGKNLFDEMRYLDDGSENPEFVLNKPAYREAKILVTGENFGCGSSREHAPWALLDFGIRCVLAPSFADIFFNNCFKNGILPIVLPQEQIDLLMDDAGRGANAIVSIDLENQTITGPDGGKISFEVDQFRKHCLLNGLDDIGLTMEKGAAIDDFEARTHAARPWL